A genomic region of Papaver somniferum cultivar HN1 chromosome 7, ASM357369v1, whole genome shotgun sequence contains the following coding sequences:
- the LOC113299109 gene encoding UPF0187 protein At3g61320, chloroplastic-like, translating into MFSQYYCFYHLVPYFFLKEKKKKSWYPKFEKLKTPQMKEVSNISNCPFNLSSFSHYTSISSRVLRIYSPLLPPSKFITNPKNNNICSSLKSQNKETVISLSSILRVIPDWADGIKEERMQKKRSLYNHEDWVHHRSSLRHVRHFMSSLSSRVVLSLIPPVVAFTSVAAVVATYNSAVSTWHLLPDFFPILRASPLPYQLTAPALALLLVFRTEASYSRFEEGRKAWTKVIAGTSEFARQVIASVVDRSDDDTNTAIKNALMQYIMAFPVALKCHVIYGSDFVKDLQHLLDEDDLAVILGAPHRPRCIIEFISQSLQLLHLEESKRSVLESKLSCLHEGIGVCEQLMGIPIPLSYTRLTSRFLVLWHLTLPIILWDDCNWIVVPATFISAASLFCIEEVGVLIEEPFPMLALDEVCDMLHNSIRESITNEKLIRNQLLAKKKCSSSSSNTARGSMKHSTIGRHNF; encoded by the exons aTGTTTTCCCAGTATTATTGCTTTTACCATCTTGTTCCATATTTCTTtctcaaagagaaaaaaaaaaaatcttggtaCCCTAAATTCGAAAAGCTAAAGACTCCACAAATGAAAGAAGTATCAAATATCTCCAATTGTCCATTCAATTTATCATCCTTTTCTCATTATACCAGTATCAGTAGCAGAGTCCTTAGAATTTACTCTCCATTACTCCCCCCCTCCAAGTTCATCACCAATCCAAAGAATAATAATATTTGTTCGTCTCTAAAATCTCAAAATAAAGAAACAGTAATTAGCCTATCATCAATTTTGAGAGTTATTCCTGATTGGGCAGATGGTATAAAAGAGGAGCGGATGCAAAAGAAGAGATCTCTATACAACCATGAGGATTGGGTTCATCACCGAAGTTCTCTCCGTCATGTTCGCCATTTCATGTCCAGTCTATCTTCCAGAGTAGTTCTCTCTTTAATCCCACCAGTCGTTGCTTTCACATCTGTTGCCGCAGTTGTAGCAACTTATAATTCTGCCGTGTCTACATGGCACTTGTTGCCGGATTTCTTCCCAATTTTGAGAGCGTCACCATTGCCCTATCAGTTAACAGCACCAGCTCTTGCTCTTTTACTAGTATTTCGTACCGAGGCATCTTATTCGAGGTTTGAAGAAGGGAGGAAGGCTTGGACTAAAGTCATCGCTGGGACAAGTGAGTTTGCGCGACAAGTCATTGCCAGTGTTGTTGATAGGAGTGACGATGATACAAATACAGCCATAAAGAATGCATTGATGCAGTACATAATGGCATTTCCAGTTGCCCTCAAG TGTCATGTAATTTATGGCTCAGATTTTGTAAAAGACCTGCAACATCTGCTTGACGAGGATGATCTGGCTGTCATTCTTGGTGCACCACATAGACCTCGTTGCATCATTGAGTTCATCTCTCAAAGCCTTCAGTTGTTACACTTGGAGGAGTCAAAGCGCAGTGTCTTG GAGTCAAAATTATCTTGTTTACATGAAGGCATTGGTGTCTGTGAGCAGCTTATGGGTATTCCGATCCCCCTATCATACACTCGCTTGACCTCAAGGTTTCTGGTGCTCTGGCATCTTACTCTTCCCATAATACTTTGGGATGATTGTAACTGGATCGTTGTTCCTGCTACTTTTATCAGTGCTGCTTCCTTGTTCTGTATTGAAGAG GTTGGTGTTCTCATTGAGGAACCATTTCCAATGCTTGCTCTTGATGAAGTATGTGATATGCTTCACAATAGCATTCGAGAATCCATCACAAATGAGAAACTGATCAGGAATCAGCTTCTTGCAAAGAAAAAGTGTAGTAGTAGTAGCAGTAATACTGCTCGAGGCAGCATGAAACATTCTACGATTGGTCGGCACAACTTTTGA